The following are encoded together in the Conger conger chromosome 11, fConCon1.1, whole genome shotgun sequence genome:
- the LOC133140867 gene encoding putative uncharacterized protein BRD3OS: protein MTERPPLAEKAMSEGYARLRYRDTSLLIWQQQQLELERAPPTNYLSRSQTARYSQYGNETVVIRDKTKIGTSPDAGQSRICAVM, encoded by the coding sequence ATGACCGAGAGACCGCCATTAGCAGAAAAGGCTATGTCGGAGGGGTACGCGCGACTCCGCTATCGCGACACATCGCTGCTCATCTGGCAACAGCAGCAACTGGAGCTGGAGCGCGCGCCCCCGACAAATTACCTCAGCCGGAGTCAGACTGCCAGATACAGCCAGTACGGAAACGAGACCGTAGTTATACGGGACAAAACAAAGATCGGGACATCCCCTGACGCCGGACAGTCCAGGATTTGCGCAGTTATGTAA